The following coding sequences lie in one Thermomicrobiales bacterium genomic window:
- a CDS encoding aminotransferase class V-fold PLP-dependent enzyme, whose translation MSKDVSKAHLDFPATERWTYMDVSARGLVPKIARDALVTHLDERLMAEVDKNGYFDMIERVRGRFAKHINAASAEEVAFTKNVTEGIAAIAASIDWQPGDNVIICPEIEHPANVYAWLNLQRRGVEIRMVTARAGMMPVDEMIGRIDARTKAVTCATVSFAPGFRTDLATLGAACRKRGVMLVVDAAQSIGVLADDVQKLNIDAYAASTQKGLCGLYGMGLLYCREECAERLQPAYLSRFGVDLGDASEADIGSFEYRLARGARRFDLGNYNFTAAVNVDVTLDYLAQFGQPAIERYVVDLGHRLAHGLLELGLPVSGGKPGAHLAHIITIGDLAAGGHDSTSDTRMQSLYDYLVDRDVKLSIRRGVLRFSLHLYNTSSDVERVIGLAKEWLAKQ comes from the coding sequence ATGAGCAAGGACGTCTCGAAGGCACATCTGGATTTTCCGGCGACCGAGCGCTGGACGTACATGGACGTCTCGGCCCGCGGGCTCGTGCCGAAGATCGCGCGCGATGCGCTCGTCACCCATCTCGACGAGCGGCTCATGGCCGAAGTCGACAAGAACGGTTACTTCGACATGATCGAGCGCGTGCGCGGCCGCTTTGCCAAGCACATCAACGCCGCGTCGGCGGAAGAGGTGGCGTTCACGAAGAACGTGACCGAGGGGATCGCCGCGATTGCAGCTTCGATCGATTGGCAGCCGGGCGACAACGTCATCATCTGTCCGGAGATCGAACATCCGGCCAACGTCTATGCCTGGCTCAACCTGCAGCGGCGTGGCGTGGAGATCCGCATGGTCACGGCGCGTGCGGGAATGATGCCGGTCGATGAGATGATCGGGCGGATCGATGCACGCACGAAGGCTGTGACGTGCGCGACCGTCAGCTTCGCGCCGGGCTTTCGTACGGATCTCGCCACGCTCGGTGCGGCCTGCCGCAAGCGCGGTGTAATGCTGGTAGTCGATGCCGCGCAGTCGATCGGCGTGCTGGCCGACGACGTGCAGAAGCTCAATATCGACGCATATGCCGCATCGACGCAGAAGGGGCTCTGCGGACTCTACGGGATGGGCCTGCTTTACTGCCGCGAGGAATGCGCCGAGCGTCTGCAGCCGGCGTATTTGTCGCGCTTCGGGGTGGATCTCGGCGATGCGTCCGAGGCCGACATCGGCAGTTTCGAGTACCGACTCGCCCGTGGCGCGCGTCGGTTCGATCTGGGCAACTACAACTTCACGGCTGCAGTCAATGTCGATGTCACGCTCGACTATCTTGCGCAGTTCGGTCAGCCGGCGATCGAGCGCTACGTCGTGGATCTGGGCCATCGGCTCGCGCATGGTTTGCTGGAACTGGGATTGCCCGTGAGTGGCGGCAAGCCTGGAGCGCATCTCGCCCATATCATCACGATCGGAGACCTCGCGGCCGGCGGTCACGACTCGACGAGCGATACGCGCATGCAGTCGCTGTACGACTATCTGGTCGATCGGGA